A single window of Colletes latitarsis isolate SP2378_abdomen chromosome 11, iyColLati1, whole genome shotgun sequence DNA harbors:
- the LOC143347759 gene encoding uncharacterized protein LOC143347759 isoform X1 has product MSIQRVLRIFGCENLRFSLHEEDKENLIDLAPFKFPFSKMSKTRSSEEKDREKDKETGDSETEKETIATTENEEGNGKEATKDGNKERNMNDDNDTEDNARGEDAQLPVNQLQLATEPESNLKPSVFASNSFMPRNEPAIPSSAPPSYQHVIEQTRLEYAAEAQKHEEEKISAREASAQENRKKAPKILHKSSKQFYRAMAKQWGITCKMSDHCRCLDCQSRYFDCEYDTNQQTDGGLGAGAPMFISDVMQGSACILL; this is encoded by the exons ATGTCGATTCAAAGAGTGCTGCGTATCTTTGGATGCGAGAATCTCCGTTTCTCTTTGC ACGAGGAAGACAAAGAGAATCTGATCGACCTGGCGCCGTTCAAGTTTCCGTTCTCGAAGATGTCGAAGACGCGCAGCAGCGAGGAGAAGGATAGAGAGAAAGACAAAGAGACCGGGGACAGCGAAACGGAAAAGGagacgatcgcgaccacggagaACGAGGAAGGCAACGGAAAGGAGGCCACGAAGGACGGCAACAAAGAAAGAAACATGAACGACGACAACGATACGGAGGACAACGCGAGGGGGGAGGATGCTCAACTACCGGTGAACCAATTGCAATTGGCCACCGAGCCGGAATCCAATTTAAAGCCGTCGGTGTTTGCTTCCAACAGCTTCATGCCGAGGAACGAGCCCGCCATTCCGAGCTCTGCTCCACCTTCGTATCAACACGTTATCGAACAG ACGCGTTTGGAGTACGCGGCCGAGGCGCAGAAACACGAAGAAGAAAAGATCAGCGCGCGCGAAGCGTCCGCTCAAGAAAACAGGAAGAAAGCGCCGAAGATACTTCACAAATCGAGCAAACAATTTTACAGAGCGATGGCCAAGCAGTGGGGCATCACTTGCAAAATGAGCGACCATTGCAGATGTTTAGATTGCCAG AGTCGCTATTTCGACTGCGAGTACGACACGAACCAGCAGACTGACGGCGGTCTCGGCGCTGGGGCGCCGATGTTCATATCCGACGTGATGCAAGGCTCTGCCTGCATTTTACTCTAA
- the LOC143347759 gene encoding uncharacterized protein LOC143347759 isoform X2, whose protein sequence is MSKTRSSEEKDREKDKETGDSETEKETIATTENEEGNGKEATKDGNKERNMNDDNDTEDNARGEDAQLPVNQLQLATEPESNLKPSVFASNSFMPRNEPAIPSSAPPSYQHVIEQTRLEYAAEAQKHEEEKISAREASAQENRKKAPKILHKSSKQFYRAMAKQWGITCKMSDHCRCLDCQSRYFDCEYDTNQQTDGGLGAGAPMFISDVMQGSACILL, encoded by the exons ATGTCGAAGACGCGCAGCAGCGAGGAGAAGGATAGAGAGAAAGACAAAGAGACCGGGGACAGCGAAACGGAAAAGGagacgatcgcgaccacggagaACGAGGAAGGCAACGGAAAGGAGGCCACGAAGGACGGCAACAAAGAAAGAAACATGAACGACGACAACGATACGGAGGACAACGCGAGGGGGGAGGATGCTCAACTACCGGTGAACCAATTGCAATTGGCCACCGAGCCGGAATCCAATTTAAAGCCGTCGGTGTTTGCTTCCAACAGCTTCATGCCGAGGAACGAGCCCGCCATTCCGAGCTCTGCTCCACCTTCGTATCAACACGTTATCGAACAG ACGCGTTTGGAGTACGCGGCCGAGGCGCAGAAACACGAAGAAGAAAAGATCAGCGCGCGCGAAGCGTCCGCTCAAGAAAACAGGAAGAAAGCGCCGAAGATACTTCACAAATCGAGCAAACAATTTTACAGAGCGATGGCCAAGCAGTGGGGCATCACTTGCAAAATGAGCGACCATTGCAGATGTTTAGATTGCCAG AGTCGCTATTTCGACTGCGAGTACGACACGAACCAGCAGACTGACGGCGGTCTCGGCGCTGGGGCGCCGATGTTCATATCCGACGTGATGCAAGGCTCTGCCTGCATTTTACTCTAA